One region of Trichoderma breve strain T069 chromosome 7 map unlocalized scaffold00007, whole genome shotgun sequence genomic DNA includes:
- a CDS encoding amino-transferase class IV domain-containing protein has protein sequence MGAFPPPPVNTIDWSNVGFRVREVNGHIESTYSVHTGKWTPIKYVADPYMRIHGMAPALNYGQQAYEGLKAFRLPGDNDIAIFRPDRNAVRLQHSAEVACMPPVPVELFLEAVKAAVALNAGYVPPHETGAAMYIRPQIYGSSAQLGLSAPEEYTFCVFVIPTGVYHGVHPVKALILDEFDRAAPNGTGHAKVGGNYAPVLRWSDKARTEGYGITLHLDSARHEDIDEFSTSGFIGVKTGSGGSDDITLVVPDSKCVIDSVTSSSVLTLAQSYGWKVEKRVIKYAELPSFSEVFAAGTAAALVPIRSITRRGTSGFAAGSNEDAGPVCLKVLTDLKGIQLGKKEDKFGWRFAVTEADGKDIAGVNGVHEADATTVDEMD, from the exons ATGGGTGCTTTTCCTCCGCCGCCGGTCAACACCATTGACTGGTCCAACGTCGGTTTCCGAGTCCGCGAAG TCAACGGCCACATTGAATCGACATACTCAGTCCACACGGGCAAGTGGACGCCCATCAAGTATGTGGCGGACCCGTACATGCGCATCCACGGCATGGCGCCGGCGCTCAACTACGGCCAGCAGGCCTACGAGGGCCTCAAGGCCTTCCGCCTGCCCGGCGACAacgacatcgccatcttccgcCCGGACCGCAACGCCGTGAGGCTCCAGCACTCGGCCGAGGTCGCCTGCATGCCTCCGGTGCCCGTCGAGCTGTTTCTTGAGGCAGTCAAGGCCGCTGTTGCGCTCAATGCCGGCTACGTTCCCCCCCACGAGACCGGCGCCGCCATGTACATCCGCCCTCAGATTTACGGATCAAGCGCCCAGCTGGGCCTGTCCGCGCCGGAGGAGTACACCTTTtgcgtcttcgtcatccCCACGGGCGTCTACCATGGCGTGCATCCCGTAAAGGCCCTGATCCTCGACGAGTTCGACCGCGCGGCGCCCAACGGCACCGGCCACGCAAAGGTCGGCGGCAACTATGCGCCAGTCTTGCGATGGAGCGACAAGGCGCGGACGGAGGGATACGGAATCACGCTGCACCTGGACAGCGCCAGGCACGAGGACATTGACGAGTTCAGCACCAGCGGCTTCATCGGCGTCAAGacgggcagcggcggcagcgacgacATCACCCTCGTGGTGCCGGACTCCAAGTGCGTCATCGACAGCgtcaccagcagcagcgtccTGACGCTGGCCCAGAGCTACGGCTGGAAGGTCGAGAAGCGCGTTATCAAGTACGCCGAGCTGCCATCCTTCAGCGAGGTCTTTGCCGCTGGAACGGCCGCCGCGCTGGTGCCCATCCGGAGCATCACGCGCCGCGGCACCAGCGGTTTCGCTGCTGGATCTAAT GAGGATGCTGGACCTGTTTGCTTGAAGGTGTTGACGGACTTGAAGGGCATTCAGCTGGGTAAGAAGGAGGACAAGTTTGGCTGGCGGTTTGCCGTTACGGAGGCTGATGGCAAGGATATTGCGGGAGTGAATGGTGTGCATGAGGCGGATGCAACGACggtggatgagatggattAA